One window of the Vigna radiata var. radiata cultivar VC1973A chromosome 1, Vradiata_ver6, whole genome shotgun sequence genome contains the following:
- the LOC106757003 gene encoding TMV resistance protein N-like isoform X1, translated as MATPSSRRFKYDVFLSFRGEDTRYGFTGDLYEALRHKGVHTFMDDEELQSGEEITPALQKAIEESKIAIVVLSHNYASSSFCLDELATILDCNSKGLLVIPVFYKVDPSYVRHQKGSYEEALAKHQKRFKGQEEKLHKWKMALRQVADLCGYHFGDGYEYQYKFIGSIVERVSRVINRVPLHVAVYPVGLPSQVLKVKKLLDLGSHDVVHMIGIRGMXGLGKTTLSLAVYNSIADDFDESCFLQNVREESNEEGLKHLQSILLSKMLGEKNIILTSWQEGASMIQERLRRKKVLLILDDVDNRKQLQAFAGRADWFGPGSRVIITTRDEQVLKSHEIERTYEMEELNENDSLQLLIWNAFKREKVDPSYEDVLKRVVTYASGLPLALEVIGSNLVGKSVEEWESAIEHYKRIPNGQILEILKVSFDGLGEEEKNVFLDMACFFKGSSLEEVEHILGILYDNNMKHHIGVLVEKSLIKVRYGRFRVIEMHDLIEDMGRDIDRQESPKERENHRRLWLGKDILHVLKHNKGTSKTEIIRLDLSISEREETLEWNPNAFRRMKNLKILIIRNGXFSKGXNYLPKSLRVLEWHGYPSNCFPSNFDPNNLVTCKLPNSHFTSFGFLGSAKKFENLTVLKFDGCKLLTQTPDMSVLRNLEEVSFNRCESLVAVHDSIGFMSKLKILHAKHCIKLTSFPPLNLPTLEKLKLSYCSNLEKFPEILGKMGNIKELELRELPIKELPLSFQNLIGLERLSLSCENVHLRSSILTMPNLIEFSVTNCKEWQWIKSDAEDNVGSMVPSKLKRFSAQSCNLDDNFFSAGFMQLAQVRSLILLNNNFKHLPECIKEFHNLNELNVTHCKHLEEIRGFPPKLVYFSAPNCISLTSTSLDMLLNKELYEARKATNFTFPGESFPEWFDLKSSGPPCSFWFRNKFPARVLSLLILHMNKYDYFIFYPKVYINGKWQTGSSRYFLEHTKFEFGLTYLCDLNLMYGNLFEQPLEKEWNHVEVTYSTPIGKSWVKAIGIHIFKEENNIMEDIRFDDPYIMEDIMEEEEKEEEKEEGEEKEEKEEKAKEEEKKEKAEEEENSIMEDTMEEEGRRGKRRKLHHGRHSRFDDPFTNKKRKKGKEKRNKKKKKNNM; from the exons CTTCAAAGCGGAGAGGAAATCACACCAGCACTTCAGAAAGCAATTGAAGAGTCTAAGATTGCCATCGTTGTCCTCTCTCACAACTATGCCTCTTCCTCCTTCTGCTTGGATGAACTTGCAACCATCCTTGACTGCAATAGTAAAGGGCTGTTGGTTATACCAGTGTTTTATAAGGTGGATCCTTCTTATGTCAGACATCAGAAAGGTAGCTATGAAGAAGCATTGGCTAAGCATCAAAAGAGGTTCAAAGGGCAGGAGGAGAAGTTACATAAATGGAAAATGGCTCTGCGTCAAGTTGCTGACTTGTGTGGCTATCACTTCGGAGATGG GTATGAATACCAGTACAAGTTTATTGGGAGCATTGTTGAACGGGTTTCCAGGGTGATTAATCGTGTTCCTTTACATGTTGCGGTTTATCCAGTTGGCCTACCGTCACAGGTGCTGAAAGTCAAGAAACTTTTGGATCTTGGATCGCATGATGTTGTCCACATGATAGGGATCCGTGGAATGNGTGGGTTAGGAAAAACAACACTTTCTCTGGCAGTTTATAATTCCATTGCTGATGATTTTGATGAgtcatgttttcttcaaaatgtAAGAGAAGAATCAAACGAAGAGGGGCTAAAACACCTCCAAAGcatccttctttcaaaaatgcTTGGAGAGAAGAATATCATCTTAACAAGTTGGCAAGAAGGAGCATCAATGATACAGGAGAGGCTGAGGCGAAAGAAGGTTCTCTTGATTCTAGATGATGTTGACAACAGAAAGCAGTTACAAGCATTTGCTGGAAGAGCTGATTGGTTTGGTCCCGGCAGCAGGGTTATCATCACCACTCGGGACGAACAGGTGCTAAAATCTCATGAGATTGAAAGAACTTATGAGATGGAGGAATTGAATGAGAATGATTCTCTTCAATTGCTTATATGGAATGCTttcaaaagggaaaaagttgatCCGAGTTACGAGGACGTGTTGAAACGTGTAGTAACTTATGCTTCTGGGCTTCCATTGGCTTTAGAAGTAATAGGTTCCAACTTGGTTGGAAAAAGTGTTGAAGAATGGGAGTCTGCGATTGAACATTACAAAAGAATTCCTAACGGTCAAATTCTAGAGATACTTAAAGTAAGTTTTGATGGTTTgggggaagaagaaaaaaatgtctTTCTTGACATGGCCTGTTTCTTTAAAGGAAGTAGTTTGGAAGAAGTTGAACATATACTTGGTATTCTTTATGATAACAACATGAAACATCATATCGGGGTGTTGGTTGAAAAATCTCTCATAAAGGTTCGGTATGGAAGGTTTCGTGTAATTGAAATGCACGACTTGATTGAGGACATGGGTAGAGATATTGACCGGCAAGAGTCACCCAAAGAGCGAGAGAACCACAGGAGATTATGGTTAGGGAAAGATATTCTTCATGTTTTAAAACACAACAAG GGAACTAGCAAAACTGAAATCATACGCCTGGATTTGTCTATATCTGAGAGAGAAGAAACGCTAGAATGGAATCCCAACGCCTTCAGAAGGATGAAAAACCTTAAAATACTTATCATTAGAAATGGTNAATTTTCCAAAGGTNCCAATTATCTTCCAAAAAGTTTGAGAGTACTGGAATGGCATGGATACCCTTCAAATTGTTTTCCATCAAATTTTGATCCGAACAATCTTGTGACATGCAAGTTACCTAACAGTCATTTTACGTCATTTGGATTCCTTGGCTCAGCAAAG AAGTTTGAAAATCTAACTGTCTTGAAATTTGACGGGTGCAAACTTTTAACACAGACACCCGATATGTCTGTTCTCAGAAATTTGGAGGAAGTTTCATTTAACCGGTGTGAGAGTTTAGTTGCAGTTCATGACTCAATTGGTTTTATGAGTAAACTTAAAATACTGCATGCGAAACATTGCATCAAGCTTACGAGTTTTCCACCTCTCAACTTGCCCACTCTTGAAAAGCTAAAACTTTCATATTGTTCCAATCTTGAGAAATTTCCAGAAATACTAGGAAAGATGGGAAACATAAAGGAACTTGAATTGCGTGAGCTTCCCATTAAAGAATTGCCACTATCGTTTCAAAATCTTATTGGACTCGAACGGTTATCCTTGTCATGTGAAAATGTTCACTTACGAAGTAGCATTTTGACGATGCCTAACTTGATTGAGTTTAGTGTTACTAATTGCAAGGAGTGGCAATGGATAAAATCAGATGCTGAAGATAACGTAGGCTCAATGGTTCCTTCAAAGTTAAAGCGGTTTTCAGCACAGTCTTGCAACCTGGATGATAACTTCTTTTCAGCAGGTTTCATGCAGTTGGCACAAGTGCGTTCTTTAATTCTACTGaacaataatttcaaacacCTTCCTGAATGCATCAAAGAATTTCACAACCTCAACGAGCTTAATGTGACTCATTGCAAACATCTTGAGGAAATCAGAGGGTTTCCACCAAAATTAGTATATTTCAGTGCACCAAACTGTATATCTTTGACTTCCACCAGCTTAGACATGTTGCTAAATAAG GAACTATACGAAGCTAGAAAAGCTACTAACTTCACGTTCCCAGGAGAAAGTTTTCCAGAGTGGTTTGATCTGAAGAGCAGTGGACCTCCATGTTCTTTCTGGTTTCGTAATAAGTTTCCTGCCAGAgttctttctcttcttattttaCATATGAATAAATATGATTACTTTATCTTTTACCCTAAGGTGTACATTAATGGGAAATGGCAAACAGGCAGTAGCCGCTATTTTTTGGAGCATACGAAATTTGAATTCGGTCTAACATACCTCTGTGATCTAAATTTAATGTATGGTAATTTGTTTGAACAACCTTTAGAAAAGGAATGGAATCACGTGGAGGTTACATATAGTACTCCGATAGGGAAGTCATGGGTTAAAGCAATAGGAATCCATATATTCAAAGAGGAAAACAACATCATGGAAGACATTCGGTTTGATGATCCTTATATCATGGAAGACatcatggaagaagaagaaaaggaggaagaaaaggaagaaggagaagaaaaagaagaaaaagaagaaaaggcaaaagaagaagaaaaaaaagaaaaggcagaagaagaagaaaatagcaTCATGGAAGacaccatggaagaagaaggaagaaggggaaaaagaagaaaactgcATCATGGAAGACATTCCCGGTTTGATGATCCATTTACCaacaagaaaaggaagaagggaaaggagaagaggaacaagaagaaaaagaaaaataacatgtag